A section of the Bacillus sp. HSf4 genome encodes:
- a CDS encoding LD-carboxypeptidase, with the protein MVGVIAPASPPDPEKLDAAVAFLQELGLRVKLGRAAAKKHGYLAGRDEERLSDFHDMFLDPAVKAVICACGGYGTARIAGNIDYQILKNNPKIFWGYSDITFLHTAIRQQTGLVTFHGPMLSSDIGRDDVDPLTKHSFRQLFQKSTLTLTDDTSPLKTVVKGKVKGELAGGNLALLTTTLGTPFEIDVKGKLLFIEDVDEEPYRIDRMLNHLQMAGKLSDAAGMLICDFHNCTPKKREQSLTLKELIEDYIVPEGKPALSGFKIGHSSPNIAVPIGAEAVLDADRKQLTIEPGIS; encoded by the coding sequence ATGGTCGGAGTGATCGCACCGGCCAGTCCGCCTGATCCGGAAAAGCTGGATGCCGCCGTCGCTTTTTTACAAGAGCTGGGCCTTCGTGTCAAACTGGGCCGGGCCGCGGCAAAAAAACACGGCTATCTCGCAGGACGTGATGAAGAGCGGCTGAGCGATTTTCATGACATGTTTTTAGATCCTGCCGTCAAAGCGGTGATCTGCGCTTGCGGCGGATATGGAACGGCAAGAATCGCCGGAAACATCGACTATCAGATCTTGAAAAACAACCCGAAAATTTTCTGGGGCTACTCAGATATTACTTTTTTGCATACAGCCATCAGGCAGCAGACGGGGCTTGTCACTTTTCACGGGCCGATGCTCAGCTCGGACATCGGCCGGGATGACGTCGATCCGCTGACAAAACATTCGTTTCGACAGCTTTTTCAAAAATCGACGCTTACTTTGACGGATGACACCTCGCCTTTGAAGACGGTTGTGAAAGGGAAGGTGAAGGGGGAGCTTGCCGGCGGTAATCTCGCCCTTTTAACGACCACGCTCGGAACTCCGTTTGAAATCGATGTAAAAGGAAAGCTTTTGTTTATCGAAGATGTCGATGAGGAGCCTTATCGCATTGACCGGATGCTGAATCATCTGCAGATGGCGGGAAAGCTTTCCGACGCCGCCGGGATGTTGATTTGCGATTTTCATAACTGCACACCGAAAAAACGCGAGCAATCGCTGACACTGAAAGAGCTGATCGAAGACTATATCGTCCCCGAGGGAAAACCGGCGCTGTCCGGCTTTAAAATCGGCCATTCATCACCGAACATCGCCGTGCCGATCGGGGCGGAGGCCGTGTTGGATGCCGATCGGAAACAGCTGACGATCGAGCCGGGAATTTCTTAA
- a CDS encoding dipeptide epimerase, producing MQITDITTYRASVRLKKPFKTALRTVHTAEAVIVKITAENGAIGWGEAPPTAVITGETLESIEGAIKQVFAPALIGQSLLRADAIFHTIEKLMIGNTSAKAAVDMAVYDCLAQMCGLPLYQFLGGYRREMETDFTVSVNDPEEMGKDAARYIKEGYHTLKIKIGKDDIATDLARIREIRKVSGSGVNIRLDVNQGWTVKQAIGAIRKMEDEGLDIELVEQPVHRHDLEGLKQVTDAVDTPIMADESVFTAEEAFLVLKTRSADMINIKLMKAGGIRQALTINAMAEACGVECMAGSMIETRLGITAAAHFAASQKNVTRFDFDAPLMLKEDIVQGGIIYEGRKLTIPEVPGLGIDYIKGLRGDD from the coding sequence ATGCAGATCACCGACATCACCACATACCGTGCCAGCGTTCGCCTGAAAAAACCGTTTAAAACCGCGCTTCGAACCGTACATACCGCAGAGGCTGTCATCGTGAAAATCACAGCTGAGAACGGGGCGATAGGCTGGGGAGAAGCGCCTCCGACCGCCGTCATCACCGGCGAAACGCTTGAAAGCATCGAAGGGGCGATCAAACAGGTCTTCGCCCCGGCGCTGATCGGCCAAAGTTTACTGAGAGCGGACGCCATTTTTCATACAATCGAAAAGCTGATGATTGGAAACACAAGTGCGAAAGCGGCCGTTGATATGGCTGTTTATGACTGTTTAGCGCAAATGTGCGGCCTGCCTCTTTATCAATTTTTGGGGGGATACAGGCGGGAGATGGAGACGGACTTTACCGTCAGTGTCAACGACCCCGAAGAAATGGGAAAGGATGCCGCACGCTATATAAAAGAAGGCTATCACACCTTGAAAATCAAAATCGGAAAAGACGACATCGCAACAGACCTGGCCCGTATCCGCGAAATCCGCAAGGTAAGCGGGTCCGGGGTTAACATCCGGCTCGACGTGAATCAAGGCTGGACAGTGAAGCAGGCGATAGGAGCCATTCGCAAGATGGAAGATGAAGGTCTTGATATTGAGCTTGTGGAGCAGCCTGTCCACAGACACGATCTTGAAGGTTTGAAGCAAGTAACAGATGCAGTGGATACGCCGATCATGGCGGATGAAAGCGTCTTTACAGCAGAGGAGGCGTTCCTGGTTTTGAAAACAAGAAGCGCCGACATGATCAATATCAAGCTGATGAAAGCGGGCGGCATCCGCCAGGCGCTGACGATCAATGCGATGGCAGAAGCCTGCGGTGTGGAATGCATGGCTGGAAGCATGATCGAAACGAGGCTCGGCATTACAGCCGCCGCGCACTTTGCCGCAAGCCAGAAAAACGTGACAAGATTTGACTTTGACGCACCGCTTATGCTGAAAGAAGACATCGTCCAGGGCGGCATCATTTATGAAGGCAGGAAACTGACGATTCCGGAAGTCCCGGGACTCGGGATTGATTATATCAAAGGTTTAAGGGGAGATGACTGA
- a CDS encoding C40 family peptidase: MTVYTAAVAVANVWTHPEAPRRADEMMLSKPAPIRHWLESLAYEDRLALCTENLLQTQVLFGEDVEVLEEKDGWASVVIPGQPSAKNERGYPGWIPAACLVRKTDPKTESCAVIQKPTAFLYDQKKTKELELSFLTKLAVLSEESGWFEVATPLGRKWLKKADATIKGHRKGSGKDIVQTGKAFLNLPYLWGGMSGFGYDCSGFAFNMLKANGHLAPRDAGDQAKGGKDVSLSHLEEGDLLFFAYEEGQGRVHHVGIYCGEGRMLHSPKTGKSIEIISLKGTIYEKELCAARRYF; encoded by the coding sequence ATGACGGTCTATACAGCCGCCGTCGCGGTAGCCAATGTTTGGACACATCCCGAAGCACCGCGCCGTGCAGATGAAATGATGCTCTCAAAACCCGCTCCTATCAGACATTGGCTTGAGTCACTAGCATATGAAGACCGCCTTGCGCTGTGTACGGAAAACCTTCTGCAAACACAGGTTTTATTCGGCGAAGATGTCGAGGTGCTCGAGGAAAAGGACGGCTGGGCATCTGTCGTCATTCCCGGCCAGCCATCTGCGAAAAATGAGCGTGGTTATCCGGGCTGGATTCCCGCAGCCTGCCTGGTCAGAAAAACAGATCCCAAGACCGAAAGCTGCGCCGTTATTCAAAAACCGACTGCTTTTTTATATGATCAAAAGAAAACAAAAGAACTCGAATTAAGCTTTCTCACAAAGCTCGCTGTTCTATCGGAGGAGAGCGGCTGGTTTGAAGTGGCGACGCCATTGGGACGAAAATGGCTGAAAAAAGCAGATGCGACAATCAAAGGACATCGCAAAGGCTCTGGCAAAGACATCGTGCAAACGGGAAAAGCGTTTTTAAACCTTCCGTATCTATGGGGGGGAATGAGCGGATTCGGCTATGATTGTTCAGGGTTTGCCTTCAATATGCTGAAAGCCAACGGACACCTCGCCCCCCGCGATGCCGGTGATCAGGCAAAAGGAGGCAAAGACGTTTCTTTAAGCCATCTGGAGGAGGGGGATTTGCTGTTTTTTGCATATGAAGAGGGCCAAGGCCGGGTCCATCATGTTGGCATCTACTGTGGGGAAGGGCGGATGCTCCACTCGCCGAAAACGGGAAAATCGATTGAAATCATATCTCTTAAAGGCACGATTTATGAAAAAGAGCTGTGTGCGGCAAGGCGCTACTTTTAA
- a CDS encoding oligopeptide/dipeptide ABC transporter ATP-binding protein, producing MKIDTLLKVSRLKMHFDAGKGKTVKAVDGISFEIKEGETFGLVGESGCGKSTSGRVLLRLYKPTEGEVTYRGVNIHQLNEQEAFQYNRKIQMIFQDPYASLNPRLTVRDIMMEPMEIHGLYGGNKGRLKKADELLEAVGLHKSFADRYAHEFSGGQRQRIGIARALTLEPEFIVCDEPISALDVSVQAQVVNLLKKLQKEKGLTFLFIAHDLSMVKHISDRIGVMYLGNMVEITDSGKLYREPLHPYTQALLSAIPIPDPDIEDKRKRIILKGELPSPIDPPSGCVFRTRCPAAMDICALEKPVLKEADTGHLVACHLYDGDVRKDEEAGGPKLTMQAR from the coding sequence ATGAAAATAGATACACTCCTAAAAGTCAGCCGGCTGAAAATGCATTTTGACGCCGGGAAAGGCAAAACGGTCAAAGCGGTCGACGGCATTTCCTTTGAGATCAAAGAAGGGGAGACATTCGGGCTTGTCGGTGAATCAGGCTGCGGCAAATCGACTTCAGGGCGGGTGCTGCTGCGCCTTTATAAACCGACCGAAGGCGAGGTGACATATCGGGGCGTCAATATCCATCAATTGAATGAGCAAGAGGCGTTTCAGTACAATCGCAAAATCCAGATGATTTTTCAAGACCCGTACGCCTCACTGAATCCGCGCCTGACGGTCAGGGATATTATGATGGAGCCGATGGAAATCCACGGTTTATACGGGGGAAATAAAGGGCGCCTCAAAAAAGCGGACGAGCTCTTGGAAGCCGTCGGCTTGCACAAAAGCTTTGCCGATCGCTATGCGCACGAATTCAGCGGCGGTCAGAGGCAGAGAATCGGCATTGCCAGGGCGCTCACGCTTGAACCGGAATTCATCGTCTGTGATGAACCGATCTCAGCTCTTGACGTCTCCGTACAAGCGCAGGTCGTCAATCTCCTGAAAAAACTGCAAAAAGAAAAAGGGCTCACCTTCCTGTTTATCGCTCACGACCTTTCAATGGTCAAGCATATCAGCGACCGCATCGGTGTCATGTACCTCGGAAACATGGTTGAAATCACAGACAGCGGCAAGCTCTATCGAGAACCGCTTCACCCGTATACACAGGCCCTTTTATCCGCAATTCCGATCCCCGACCCGGACATCGAAGATAAGCGGAAGCGAATCATTTTAAAAGGCGAGCTCCCGAGCCCGATCGACCCGCCGAGCGGCTGTGTGTTCAGGACAAGGTGTCCGGCGGCAATGGACATATGCGCACTGGAAAAGCCCGTGTTGAAGGAAGCGGACACAGGCCACTTAGTCGCCTGCCATTTGTATGATGGAGACGTGAGAAAAGATGAAGAAGCGGGCGGCCCGAAATTGACGATGCAGGCTAGATAA
- a CDS encoding dimethylarginine dimethylaminohydrolase family protein, with protein sequence MDSATPKKDYQASCSSEYDLLKKVVLCRPEYMEIAEVINATQKYYHKENIDKTLAVQQHNRLIEELEKRGVEVVLLPALSQFPEQIFTRDIGFIIGETVFSAQLSADIRQGEENVLQEWLGKENISYKTFNEGYQIEGGDILIDQNTVFAGISHRTTFSAVRELKRQLPSYEVIPIPFEETFLHLDCVFNILSPTEALVYPKALGEQEYQILGKHYDLIDITDDEQFTLGTNVLAIGNQTVISLPDNKNVNNQLRNRGYTVIEIDLSEIIKSGGSFRCCTMPIVRSCS encoded by the coding sequence ATGGACTCAGCAACGCCGAAAAAAGATTATCAAGCAAGCTGCAGCAGCGAATATGATCTTTTAAAAAAAGTTGTGCTATGCAGACCCGAATACATGGAAATTGCTGAAGTCATCAATGCTACACAAAAATACTACCATAAAGAAAACATCGATAAAACGCTGGCCGTCCAGCAGCATAACAGATTGATTGAGGAATTGGAGAAACGCGGTGTTGAAGTGGTGCTTCTGCCTGCGCTGAGCCAATTTCCTGAGCAGATATTCACGAGGGACATCGGGTTTATCATCGGCGAGACCGTTTTCTCCGCTCAGCTTTCCGCCGATATCCGCCAAGGTGAAGAGAACGTGTTGCAGGAATGGCTCGGCAAGGAAAACATATCCTATAAGACCTTTAACGAAGGATATCAAATTGAAGGCGGAGACATTTTGATTGATCAAAACACCGTCTTCGCCGGAATCAGCCACAGAACGACATTTTCAGCTGTTCGGGAGCTTAAACGGCAGCTTCCCTCATATGAAGTCATTCCGATTCCGTTTGAAGAAACATTTCTCCACCTGGACTGCGTCTTTAACATTCTTTCTCCAACAGAAGCGCTCGTTTATCCAAAAGCCTTGGGAGAACAAGAATACCAGATACTAGGGAAACACTACGATCTGATCGACATAACGGATGATGAACAGTTCACACTCGGAACAAACGTCCTGGCCATCGGCAATCAAACCGTCATCAGCCTCCCCGATAACAAAAATGTCAACAATCAGCTTAGGAACCGGGGCTATACAGTGATTGAAATCGATCTGTCCGAGATTATCAAATCCGGCGGATCATTTAGATGCTGTACGATGCCGATCGTGAGAAGCTGCAGTTGA
- a CDS encoding acyl-CoA thioesterase — translation MTGPEKRYCRESKVVKTSRVFPLDTNNHNTLFGGKLMSYIDDIASISAARHSRCETVTASMDSVDFLEPIRQEDSVCLESYVTWVGKTSMEVFVKVIKEHLLTGERKLAATSFLTFVALDKNGNPQPVPQVEPETEEEIMLHKTAEQRAEERKSHRKHSKALAQALAVDKPW, via the coding sequence ATGACAGGACCAGAAAAAAGATACTGCCGGGAATCAAAAGTTGTGAAAACAAGCCGGGTGTTTCCGCTTGATACAAACAACCACAACACACTGTTCGGGGGAAAGCTGATGAGTTATATCGACGATATTGCATCGATATCTGCAGCAAGGCATTCCAGGTGTGAAACGGTCACCGCTTCAATGGATTCCGTCGATTTTCTTGAGCCGATCCGGCAGGAGGATTCCGTGTGCCTTGAATCGTATGTGACATGGGTCGGTAAAACATCAATGGAAGTGTTTGTGAAAGTGATTAAAGAACATTTGCTGACGGGCGAACGCAAGCTTGCGGCAACATCCTTTTTAACATTTGTGGCTCTTGACAAAAACGGAAATCCCCAGCCTGTTCCACAGGTCGAGCCGGAGACGGAAGAAGAGATCATGCTGCACAAAACAGCCGAACAGCGGGCGGAAGAACGCAAAAGCCACCGGAAGCACAGCAAAGCCCTCGCTCAGGCCCTCGCTGTAGACAAGCCATGGTAA
- a CDS encoding pectate lyase has translation MMIFPLLMFGSSFSVQAADHGRETLGAKDGWGAYGDGTTGGADASSDHVYTAENRKQLVEALGGNNSKNGTNDTPKIIYVKGTIDLSVDDQNKPLGYDDYKDPDYSIEEYLKAYDPKKWGKKEPSGKLEEARLRSEKNEKERVIIRVGSNTTIIGLGDDAKIIGGGLYIKGVENIIVRNIEFENAYDFFPGWDPTDGSSGNWNSEFDNLLIESSKHIWIDHCSFNDGNKPDEETETYFGREFQHHDGLLDIKKQSDFITVSYNVFAGHSKNTIVGSSDSYKADNGHLRVTFHHNMYENIKERAPRVRYGKVHIYNNYFKSTKNYNYSWGVGYSSKIYAEDNYFEMPEGTKPQKLMKVFKGDELYEQDMLLNDQKISVVSAYNEANDASIKTTVGWTPELYEKIDDAADVPEIVQAQAGVGKLQ, from the coding sequence ATGATGATTTTTCCTCTGCTGATGTTCGGCTCGTCTTTTTCCGTCCAAGCAGCAGACCACGGACGAGAAACATTGGGGGCCAAAGACGGCTGGGGCGCATATGGAGATGGAACAACCGGCGGTGCCGACGCTTCTTCAGACCATGTGTACACAGCTGAAAACCGGAAGCAGCTTGTTGAAGCGCTCGGAGGGAACAACAGCAAGAACGGCACGAATGACACGCCGAAAATCATCTATGTGAAAGGTACGATTGATCTCAGTGTCGATGATCAAAACAAGCCTCTGGGCTATGATGATTATAAAGATCCTGACTACAGCATTGAAGAGTATTTGAAAGCTTATGACCCGAAGAAATGGGGCAAAAAAGAACCGTCAGGAAAGCTTGAAGAAGCAAGACTCCGCTCTGAAAAGAACGAGAAAGAACGCGTTATCATTCGCGTCGGTTCCAATACGACGATCATCGGATTGGGCGATGATGCGAAAATCATCGGCGGCGGCCTTTATATCAAAGGTGTCGAAAATATCATTGTCCGCAATATCGAGTTTGAAAATGCCTATGATTTCTTCCCCGGCTGGGATCCGACCGACGGAAGCAGCGGGAACTGGAACTCTGAATTTGATAATCTGTTAATCGAGTCATCCAAGCATATCTGGATCGACCATTGCTCATTCAATGACGGAAATAAGCCTGATGAGGAAACCGAGACTTATTTCGGACGCGAATTTCAGCACCATGACGGACTGCTTGATATCAAAAAACAGTCTGACTTCATCACTGTTTCCTACAATGTGTTTGCAGGTCATTCGAAAAACACGATTGTCGGATCAAGCGACAGTTATAAAGCCGATAATGGCCATCTGAGAGTGACATTCCACCACAACATGTACGAAAATATTAAAGAGCGTGCGCCGCGTGTACGTTACGGTAAAGTGCACATCTACAACAACTATTTTAAAAGCACGAAAAACTACAATTATTCATGGGGTGTCGGCTACTCTTCAAAAATATATGCGGAAGACAACTACTTCGAGATGCCTGAAGGAACAAAGCCGCAGAAGCTGATGAAGGTCTTTAAAGGAGACGAGCTCTATGAACAAGACATGCTGCTGAATGATCAAAAAATCAGTGTTGTCTCCGCTTATAATGAAGCGAACGATGCGTCGATCAAAACAACAGTAGGCTGGACGCCTGAGCTCTATGAAAAAATCGACGATGCCGCCGATGTGCCTGAGATTGTACAAGCACAAGCCGGTGTTGGAAAACTGCAATAA
- a CDS encoding PadR family transcriptional regulator, which translates to MSSTQMLKGILEGCLLAVISKGEIYGYEMTKVLSSYGFSDISEGSIYPILLRMQKENWVKTELKASASGPKRKYYTLTPQGEEELQSFITKWKTLSESVDALLDKKVEGK; encoded by the coding sequence ATGAGTTCGACGCAAATGCTGAAAGGGATTTTAGAAGGATGTCTGCTTGCTGTCATCTCGAAAGGGGAAATCTACGGCTATGAAATGACAAAGGTTTTGTCGTCATACGGTTTTTCAGATATAAGCGAAGGGAGCATCTATCCGATTCTTTTGCGGATGCAAAAGGAGAATTGGGTCAAAACCGAGCTGAAAGCATCGGCGAGCGGGCCGAAGCGAAAATATTACACGCTTACACCTCAAGGAGAAGAGGAGCTCCAATCATTTATCACGAAATGGAAAACGCTGTCTGAGAGCGTAGACGCATTGCTGGACAAAAAGGTTGAGGGGAAGTGA
- a CDS encoding DinB family protein has product MTFIKDLHTNEQMAPVTGILFSAANENIERLKSIVSGISQEELEYKGERGDQNSIAQLIYHLINVDIRWVYRLREEAFPRELEDRYGPMTDENGRLPDVKGVQLSALLEQYDEVLELLKHTVKRFSETDLQKKVPYETGAATIRWGIWHLSDHNRYHQAHIQALLKEFRKHES; this is encoded by the coding sequence ATGACATTTATAAAAGATTTACACACAAATGAACAGATGGCGCCTGTCACCGGAATTCTGTTCTCTGCCGCCAACGAAAATATTGAACGGCTGAAATCGATCGTCTCCGGCATCAGCCAGGAGGAACTGGAATATAAAGGGGAACGCGGCGATCAAAACAGCATCGCCCAGCTGATCTATCATTTAATCAATGTCGACATCCGCTGGGTTTACAGATTGAGAGAAGAGGCGTTTCCAAGGGAGCTTGAAGATCGCTACGGACCGATGACAGATGAAAACGGCCGGTTGCCCGACGTAAAAGGTGTCCAGCTATCTGCTTTGCTCGAGCAGTATGATGAGGTGCTGGAATTATTGAAACATACCGTTAAAAGGTTTTCGGAAACAGACTTGCAGAAAAAGGTTCCATATGAAACAGGCGCTGCCACGATCCGCTGGGGGATTTGGCATCTGTCGGATCATAACCGCTATCATCAGGCGCATATTCAGGCATTGCTGAAAGAATTCCGAAAGCATGAAAGTTGA
- a CDS encoding multidrug efflux SMR transporter, protein MRWGSVVLAAMFEICWVIGLKHADTAIEWTGTAAAVVASFYILIKAGEKLAVGTVYAVFTGLGTAGTVLCEIILFHEPADIVKLVLIGVLLCGVIGLKLVTNEEKGEAS, encoded by the coding sequence ATGAGATGGGGCAGTGTTGTGCTGGCGGCCATGTTTGAAATTTGCTGGGTGATCGGGCTGAAGCATGCCGATACAGCGATTGAATGGACAGGGACGGCGGCGGCCGTCGTTGCGAGCTTCTATATTTTGATTAAGGCCGGTGAAAAGCTTGCGGTCGGCACCGTTTATGCGGTATTTACCGGACTTGGCACAGCGGGAACGGTGCTGTGCGAGATCATCTTGTTTCATGAACCGGCCGACATCGTCAAGCTTGTACTGATCGGTGTTTTGCTGTGCGGTGTGATCGGGCTGAAGCTTGTGACTAATGAAGAGAAAGGAGAGGCTTCGTGA
- a CDS encoding multidrug efflux SMR transporter yields MAWIYLVAAGVLEMLGVTMMNQFHQDKQLKWIFLLIAGFASSFCLLSLAMETLPMGTAYAVWTGIGTVGGTLSGILFYGEPKDAKRIFFIALILGAAVGLKLIS; encoded by the coding sequence ATGGCATGGATCTATTTAGTCGCCGCCGGCGTCTTGGAAATGCTCGGTGTGACGATGATGAACCAGTTTCATCAAGATAAACAGCTTAAATGGATCTTTCTGTTGATTGCCGGGTTTGCCTCCTCATTTTGCCTGCTTTCTCTTGCCATGGAGACGTTGCCGATGGGAACGGCTTATGCGGTTTGGACCGGAATCGGCACCGTTGGCGGAACGCTTTCCGGCATCCTTTTCTACGGAGAACCGAAAGACGCCAAACGCATCTTTTTTATCGCGCTTATATTGGGGGCAGCCGTCGGATTAAAGCTGATCAGCTAA
- the purU gene encoding formyltetrahydrofolate deformylase, which yields MKAYMKQQLEHYQEINNEKARLLVSCPDQPGIVAAVSAFLYDNGANIIESSQYTTDPEGGRFFLRIEFEAAGIREKIDRMKETFASVAASFQMTWSITPASELKRVVIFVSKELHCLHELLWEWQSGNLMAEIAAVISNHEDAREIVESLNIPFLYMKANKDIRQEVEKQQLKWLEEYRADVIVLARYMQILTPEFVSAHPNKIINIHHSFLPAFIGANPYKRAYERGVKLIGATSHYVTNELDEGPIIEQGIERVDHRDNVEALKNIGRTIERSVLARAVKWHLEDRVIVHGNKTIVFN from the coding sequence ATGAAAGCATATATGAAACAACAGTTAGAGCATTATCAGGAAATCAATAACGAGAAAGCGCGCCTGCTCGTCAGCTGTCCGGATCAGCCGGGCATTGTCGCGGCCGTTTCCGCATTTTTATATGACAACGGCGCCAATATTATTGAATCGAGCCAGTATACGACAGATCCGGAAGGCGGCCGTTTCTTTCTCAGAATCGAATTTGAAGCTGCGGGAATCCGCGAAAAAATCGACCGGATGAAAGAAACATTCGCATCTGTCGCAGCGTCTTTCCAAATGACATGGAGCATCACACCCGCAAGCGAATTAAAACGGGTCGTCATCTTCGTGTCCAAAGAGCTGCACTGTCTCCATGAGCTGTTGTGGGAATGGCAGAGCGGCAATTTGATGGCGGAGATCGCCGCGGTGATCAGCAACCATGAGGATGCCAGAGAGATCGTTGAATCGCTGAATATTCCGTTTCTTTATATGAAAGCAAACAAAGACATCCGCCAAGAAGTCGAAAAACAGCAGCTGAAATGGCTTGAAGAATATCGCGCAGATGTCATCGTCCTTGCCCGTTACATGCAGATTTTAACCCCTGAGTTTGTTTCGGCGCATCCGAATAAAATCATCAATATCCACCATTCATTCCTGCCTGCTTTTATCGGCGCCAATCCGTATAAGCGCGCATATGAAAGAGGGGTCAAGCTGATCGGAGCCACATCCCACTACGTCACAAACGAATTGGACGAAGGCCCGATCATCGAACAGGGTATTGAACGCGTTGACCACAGAGATAATGTGGAGGCTTTGAAAAACATCGGCCGGACGATTGAAAGAAGCGTTCTTGCCAGAGCGGTCAAATGGCATCTGGAAGACCGGGTTATCGTTCATGGAAATAAGACCATCGTTTTTAATTAA
- the proB gene encoding glutamate 5-kinase, whose amino-acid sequence MKKQRIVIKIGSSSLTDSKGGIDEAKVHDHVRAITALKKEGHEVIFISSGAVAAGFFQLGYPARPVTIKGKQAAAAVGQSLLMQQYIQQFAAHDLLPAQILLTRNDFAKRERYRNAYATITELIERGLVPIINENDSVSVEELTFGDNDMLSALVSGLIHADKLIILTDINGLYEANPAEHPDARRFDYIADITEDLLSYATSIGSKVGTGGMKSKLLAAKTALSLGVNVFIGTGAGEEKLIEILKGNGDGTYIGQSDLSSVNNHRQWIAFHSPVSGKILIDEGAELAMTENGSSLLPAGVTKVYGDFSKGAVVEVYGPNGLAGKGQTLYSAEELLRIKGKRSDEFHYDKGIEVIHRDDWISIKE is encoded by the coding sequence GTGAAAAAACAACGGATTGTCATCAAAATCGGAAGCAGTTCATTAACGGACTCAAAAGGCGGGATAGATGAGGCGAAAGTCCATGACCATGTTCGGGCGATTACCGCTTTGAAAAAAGAAGGCCACGAAGTGATTTTTATTTCTTCCGGCGCTGTCGCCGCCGGCTTTTTTCAGCTCGGCTATCCAGCAAGGCCGGTTACTATAAAGGGGAAGCAGGCCGCAGCAGCCGTCGGGCAAAGCCTGTTAATGCAGCAATATATTCAGCAGTTTGCAGCGCATGATTTGCTGCCGGCACAGATCTTGTTGACGCGAAATGATTTTGCCAAAAGGGAACGTTACCGCAATGCATATGCGACGATCACGGAGTTGATTGAGCGAGGGCTTGTGCCGATTATTAATGAAAATGATTCCGTTTCCGTGGAAGAATTGACATTTGGTGATAACGATATGCTCTCCGCCTTAGTGAGCGGTTTGATCCATGCTGACAAATTAATCATTTTAACGGACATCAACGGCCTTTATGAGGCAAATCCGGCCGAACATCCTGATGCCCGCCGCTTTGATTATATCGCCGACATTACAGAAGACCTTTTAAGCTATGCCACATCGATCGGTTCGAAAGTCGGAACGGGCGGAATGAAATCAAAGCTTTTAGCTGCAAAAACCGCTCTTTCTCTCGGTGTCAATGTATTTATCGGCACAGGAGCCGGTGAAGAAAAGCTTATAGAGATTTTAAAGGGGAATGGCGACGGAACCTATATCGGCCAATCAGACCTGTCTTCGGTCAATAATCATAGACAGTGGATCGCCTTTCATTCACCTGTTTCAGGAAAAATCTTGATTGATGAAGGGGCGGAACTGGCGATGACGGAAAATGGAAGCAGCCTGCTCCCGGCTGGCGTCACCAAAGTATACGGAGATTTTTCAAAGGGTGCGGTCGTAGAAGTGTACGGCCCGAATGGGTTAGCCGGCAAGGGCCAGACGCTGTACTCAGCGGAAGAACTCTTGCGAATAAAAGGAAAACGAAGCGATGAATTTCATTATGATAAAGGGATTGAGGTCATCCATCGAGATGATTGGATTAGCATAAAAGAATAA